One part of the Acinetobacter sp. XS-4 genome encodes these proteins:
- a CDS encoding D-glycerate dehydrogenase: MKKVVVFSQIDEEILSRLQQDYHVVVLNPKLGDINEQIRQHVVDADGMIGAGRLLNENNLAPAQKLKIISSVTVGYDNYDLDYLNQRKIWLSNTPHVLTETTADLAFTLLLSAARKVPFLDHWTKQGEWKRTVGPQQFGLDVFGKTLGIIGLGNIGAAIARRGFYGFNMNIVYHNRREKPELAEPLNAEYLDLDQLLQQSDFVVTAVDLNNESKALMGKAQFELMQKHAIFINIARGSVVDEQALIEALQQNQIFAAGLDVYEKEPLQDSALFKLPNVVTLPHVGSATAETRKKMANLAYKNLVEALEGKTPRYLVNQNFI; the protein is encoded by the coding sequence ATGAAAAAAGTTGTAGTTTTTAGTCAAATTGATGAAGAAATTTTGTCTCGATTACAACAGGATTATCATGTTGTAGTTCTTAACCCTAAATTGGGTGATATTAATGAGCAGATACGACAACACGTTGTAGATGCTGACGGGATGATTGGTGCAGGACGGTTGCTCAATGAAAATAACCTCGCACCAGCCCAAAAACTAAAAATTATTTCATCTGTAACGGTGGGCTATGACAATTATGATCTGGATTATTTAAATCAAAGAAAAATCTGGTTATCAAATACGCCTCATGTTTTAACAGAAACAACAGCTGATCTTGCTTTTACATTATTACTAAGCGCTGCTAGAAAAGTTCCTTTTCTTGATCATTGGACTAAACAAGGTGAATGGAAAAGAACTGTAGGGCCTCAGCAGTTCGGTTTGGACGTTTTTGGAAAGACATTAGGTATTATTGGACTTGGTAATATTGGTGCTGCAATTGCACGTCGTGGTTTTTATGGGTTTAACATGAATATTGTTTACCATAATCGTCGTGAAAAGCCTGAATTAGCTGAACCGTTAAATGCAGAATATCTTGATTTAGATCAATTGCTACAGCAGTCTGATTTCGTGGTCACTGCCGTTGATTTAAATAATGAATCAAAAGCCTTAATGGGTAAAGCTCAGTTTGAGCTTATGCAAAAACACGCTATTTTTATTAATATTGCGCGCGGTTCGGTAGTTGATGAACAAGCTTTGATTGAGGCTTTGCAGCAAAATCAGATCTTTGCTGCTGGGTTAGATGTGTATGAAAAAGAACCTTTACAAGATTCAGCACTTTTTAAATTACCAAACGTAGTCACTTTACCTCATGTCGGTTCAGCTACTGCTGAAACCCGTAAAAAAATGGCAAATCTTGCCTATAAAAATCTGGTTGAAGCTTTAGAGGGTAAAACACCTAGATATCTGGTAAACCAAAACTTTATATAA
- a CDS encoding M48 family metalloprotease, translating to MPVILSATFIANAAYAQSFDPQPSANQVEIPNIGSGIGLLDQQKEKFIGEKVFREVHKQMPVLQDVWLEDQFFQVFSSILSETQLGQPIGLVVIKDPQINAFAVPGGLFALNTGLIASARNIDEIAGVMAHEIAHVSQRHFSRSEEAFKGQTLLSLAGLLAGVAIAAQGGGDAGAAVMLGTQAALMDQQLTYSRNQEREADRIGMQYMYAAGYNPQSMADYFETMHRATSRVSFLPDFWLTHPLTTERMSEARLRANQMPKVKNRIYDADFEILKWYTMVVSNQATENQLQSLASQKNIAGLIALAAFYVKQGDYAQAQSTLDQAKTSGKPLVTLLQTDIYLGQNKLDQAYTSIASTQMTMPENRAFSYKLAEVLLRQGKFAQVQTLVQRFINKNPRDIQGWQFLQQAANLDKAGSLRAVNVLRYRAEAEYWSGSEENAIKSMLHAQRLAKDNQAMSARIDSRLKQMQDERRMKI from the coding sequence TTGCCAGTTATTTTAAGTGCGACTTTTATAGCAAATGCTGCGTATGCACAGTCTTTCGACCCTCAGCCATCTGCGAATCAGGTGGAAATTCCGAATATCGGAAGTGGAATAGGCTTGCTTGATCAACAAAAAGAAAAATTTATTGGTGAAAAAGTATTCCGTGAAGTTCATAAGCAAATGCCAGTTCTCCAAGATGTCTGGCTCGAAGACCAATTTTTCCAAGTATTTTCAAGTATTTTGAGTGAGACTCAACTTGGTCAGCCTATTGGTCTGGTTGTTATTAAAGATCCACAAATTAATGCTTTTGCTGTTCCTGGTGGCCTATTTGCGCTTAATACTGGGCTTATTGCTTCAGCTCGCAATATTGATGAAATTGCTGGGGTTATGGCGCATGAAATTGCACACGTATCACAAAGGCATTTTAGTCGTTCAGAGGAAGCCTTTAAGGGGCAAACTTTATTAAGTTTAGCTGGGCTTTTGGCAGGTGTGGCCATCGCAGCACAGGGCGGTGGAGATGCAGGAGCAGCAGTGATGTTGGGAACACAGGCTGCACTAATGGATCAACAATTAACATATAGTCGAAATCAGGAACGTGAAGCAGACCGTATTGGCATGCAATATATGTATGCAGCAGGTTATAACCCGCAAAGTATGGCAGACTATTTTGAAACAATGCACCGTGCGACGAGTCGGGTAAGTTTTTTACCAGATTTCTGGCTGACTCATCCATTGACGACTGAGCGCATGAGTGAAGCTCGACTTCGTGCGAACCAGATGCCTAAAGTCAAAAATCGTATATATGATGCCGATTTTGAAATTTTAAAATGGTACACAATGGTGGTTTCAAATCAGGCTACTGAAAACCAACTACAGAGTTTGGCCTCTCAAAAAAATATTGCTGGTCTTATTGCTTTGGCAGCTTTTTACGTAAAACAAGGTGATTATGCACAGGCACAATCCACCTTAGATCAAGCAAAAACGAGTGGAAAACCTCTTGTTACGCTATTGCAGACTGATATTTATCTGGGGCAAAACAAGCTGGATCAGGCATATACTTCAATTGCTTCAACACAAATGACTATGCCGGAAAATAGAGCTTTTAGTTATAAATTGGCTGAAGTTTTGCTACGGCAAGGTAAATTTGCGCAAGTTCAAACTCTCGTTCAACGATTTATTAATAAAAACCCAAGAGATATACAAGGTTGGCAATTTTTACAGCAAGCTGCTAATTTGGACAAGGCTGGATCATTAAGAGCAGTCAACGTTTTACGCTATCGAGCGGAAGCTGAATATTGGTCGGGGAGTGAGGAAAATGCAATTAAATCGATGTTGCATGCTCAGCGATTAGCAAAAGACAATCAAGCCATGTCGGCTAGAATAGACAGTAGATTAAAGCAAATGCAAGATGAGCGAAGAATGAAAATTTAA
- a CDS encoding GatB/YqeY domain-containing protein: MTTLKNQITDALKTSMRAKDMATVTVLRSLQAAIKQIEVDERIELGDAQVLAVIEKQIKQRKESIKAFEGAGRDDLASKEQAEAEILSQFLPEAMTEEELDSLIEQTISAQEATSMKDMGKVMNSLRPIIAGRADPSIVSAKIKAKLA, from the coding sequence ATGACTACTTTAAAAAACCAAATTACTGATGCATTAAAAACTTCTATGCGTGCCAAAGATATGGCAACAGTGACGGTTTTGCGTAGTCTACAAGCAGCAATTAAGCAAATCGAAGTCGATGAACGCATAGAGCTTGGCGACGCTCAGGTTCTTGCGGTCATTGAAAAGCAAATTAAACAACGTAAAGAATCGATCAAAGCCTTTGAAGGTGCTGGTCGTGATGATTTAGCTAGTAAAGAACAAGCCGAAGCTGAGATTTTATCCCAGTTTCTACCAGAAGCTATGACTGAGGAAGAGCTTGATTCTCTCATTGAGCAAACGATTTCTGCTCAAGAAGCAACTAGCATGAAAGATATGGGTAAGGTGATGAATTCTCTACGTCCGATCATAGCCGGGCGTGCCGATCCTTCTATAGTTTCAGCAAAAATTAAAGCTAAATTAGCTTAA
- the rpsU gene encoding 30S ribosomal protein S21, which yields MPQVKLKEGEPVDVAIRRFKRSCEKAGVLADVRKREFYEKPTQERKRKKAAAVKRYQKKLARESVRTTRLY from the coding sequence ATGCCACAAGTTAAGTTGAAAGAAGGCGAACCAGTTGACGTAGCTATCCGTCGTTTCAAACGTTCATGCGAAAAAGCTGGTGTTTTAGCTGACGTTCGTAAACGCGAATTCTACGAAAAACCAACTCAAGAACGTAAGCGCAAAAAAGCTGCTGCAGTTAAACGCTACCAAAAGAAATTGGCTCGCGAATCTGTACGTACTACTCGCCTTTACTAA
- the tsaD gene encoding tRNA (adenosine(37)-N6)-threonylcarbamoyltransferase complex transferase subunit TsaD, whose protein sequence is MIVLGLETSCDETGLALYDSELGLRGQVLYSQIKLHAEYGGVVPELASRDHVRKLIPLMNQLLEQSGIKKQEIDAIAYTRGPGLMGALMTGALFGRTLAFSLNKPAIGVHHMEGHMLAPLLSSQPPEFPFVALLVSGGHTQLMAAHGIGQYELLGESIDDAAGEAFDKVAKMMSLPYPGGPNIAKLALSGNPLAFEFPRPMLHQGLDFSFSGLKTAVSVQLKKLNGENRDADIAASFQEAIVDTLVKKSVKALKQTGLKRLVIAGGVSANLRLREQLETSLAKIKAQVYYAEPALCTDNGAMIAFAGYQRLKAGQQDGLAVTTTPRWPMTELSIPE, encoded by the coding sequence ATGATTGTTTTAGGCTTGGAAACTTCTTGTGATGAAACAGGGTTGGCACTTTATGATAGCGAACTCGGCTTGCGGGGACAGGTTCTTTATAGCCAAATTAAACTTCATGCCGAATATGGTGGGGTAGTACCTGAACTTGCTTCTCGTGACCACGTTCGTAAATTAATTCCTTTAATGAATCAACTGCTTGAACAAAGCGGAATAAAAAAGCAAGAGATTGATGCGATTGCTTATACGCGTGGTCCTGGCTTAATGGGAGCCTTAATGACAGGGGCTTTATTTGGAAGAACCTTAGCTTTTTCTTTAAATAAACCTGCCATTGGTGTCCACCATATGGAGGGACACATGTTGGCACCTCTACTCTCAAGTCAACCACCCGAATTTCCATTTGTTGCTTTATTAGTTTCAGGTGGGCATACACAGTTAATGGCAGCCCACGGTATTGGTCAATATGAGCTTTTAGGTGAATCTATTGATGATGCGGCAGGGGAAGCTTTTGATAAAGTTGCAAAAATGATGAGTTTGCCATACCCAGGTGGTCCTAATATTGCGAAATTGGCTTTAAGTGGTAATCCTTTAGCGTTTGAATTTCCGCGACCAATGCTTCACCAAGGCCTAGATTTTTCTTTTAGTGGTTTAAAAACAGCTGTTTCTGTGCAATTGAAAAAATTGAATGGTGAAAACAGAGATGCTGACATTGCTGCTTCATTCCAAGAAGCAATTGTAGATACCTTGGTAAAAAAATCAGTAAAAGCCTTAAAGCAAACTGGACTTAAGCGTCTAGTTATTGCTGGTGGAGTAAGTGCAAATTTACGACTACGTGAACAGTTGGAAACCTCATTAGCTAAAATTAAGGCACAAGTTTATTATGCAGAACCTGCTCTTTGTACTGATAATGGGGCAATGATTGCTTTTGCAGGCTATCAACGCTTAAAAGCCGGCCAACAGGATGGTTTGGCTGTAACCACAACACCACGTTGGCCAATGACTGAGTTGTCTATTCCTGAATAA
- a CDS encoding DUF6670 family protein — protein sequence MKKQLPKISIGSKVLGQSLLLAQSVIDKAEKHSTLPFSQPHIIQPRVNEKYYSWTHYGIFFPLLPEPHRYLNIMILLGTPGALAFDHDDIIHGNPRKTATLFSSTAAVEKALLKAYVIPEDTKITKDGSLIELGQEISIQGKFPQIHVHGHYEGLDFDFDIDVTSHVSWFIKTPIYDHFSLLAKFKGFLSYQSERIESEGLCTYEYARAVGAHSIANKLIPDAYKLPLDFFTYQIINLNETTQLLLTKADIAGKTAAYTLHIRYLDQPAEIYTDVSFDVISHQVDNYISPTGQKMRLPKFFSWIARNEAKQIILNIQAEIDCPIRYGHGRGYASSYIFTGNYFGNEVQGRGYIEYIDVENQQAFEDE from the coding sequence ATGAAAAAACAATTGCCCAAAATTTCTATAGGCAGCAAAGTTTTAGGTCAAAGCTTATTGCTCGCACAAAGTGTTATAGATAAAGCAGAAAAACACTCAACTCTTCCTTTTTCTCAGCCTCATATCATCCAGCCCCGAGTTAATGAAAAATATTATAGCTGGACACATTACGGTATCTTTTTTCCACTTTTGCCTGAGCCGCATCGCTATTTAAATATTATGATTTTATTAGGCACCCCAGGTGCTCTTGCATTTGATCATGATGACATAATTCATGGAAACCCTAGAAAAACAGCTACACTCTTTTCAAGTACCGCCGCGGTAGAGAAAGCTTTGCTTAAGGCTTATGTCATTCCTGAAGATACAAAAATTACTAAAGATGGAAGTTTAATCGAACTAGGACAGGAAATTTCAATTCAAGGAAAATTCCCACAAATTCACGTTCATGGACATTATGAGGGTCTTGATTTCGACTTTGATATTGATGTCACCTCGCATGTTTCTTGGTTTATAAAAACACCGATTTATGATCATTTTAGTTTATTGGCAAAGTTTAAAGGCTTCTTAAGCTATCAATCAGAAAGGATTGAAAGTGAGGGACTCTGCACTTACGAGTATGCTCGAGCAGTTGGAGCTCACTCCATCGCAAATAAACTTATTCCTGATGCTTATAAGCTGCCGCTTGATTTTTTTACTTATCAAATTATCAATTTAAATGAGACCACTCAACTTCTTCTTACCAAAGCAGATATAGCAGGAAAGACTGCTGCATATACTTTGCATATTAGATATCTTGATCAACCCGCAGAAATTTATACAGATGTCAGTTTTGATGTTATTTCCCATCAAGTAGATAATTACATCTCACCGACTGGGCAAAAGATGCGACTTCCTAAATTCTTTTCGTGGATTGCTCGAAATGAAGCGAAACAAATAATTTTAAATATTCAAGCAGAAATTGACTGCCCAATCCGCTACGGTCATGGGCGAGGTTATGCAAGTAGTTATATATTTACCGGTAATTATTTCGGTAATGAAGTTCAAGGCCGTGGGTATATCGAATACATTGATGTCGAAAACCAACAGGCCTTTGAAGATGAATAG
- a CDS encoding ATP-binding protein codes for MATIDLPDNLVQTLSLVLNQLQQVLPEPKQETDFNAPAFRWENQQLKAIYTPKNIYLDDLKGIERQKEKIIQNTLQFLNGLPANDVLLTGSRGTGKSSIVRALLTEYAPQGLRLIEIERDDLADLPKVQKLIQNRPEKYIVYCDDLAFNAEDENYRSLKSVLDGSLQSGSSNFIIYATSNRRHLLPEFMHENTPVTRVDVPQYTELHPQEAIEEKISLSDRFGLWLSFYPMDQSLYLEIVEHYIHKADMVFNDEVRAESLRWCQMRGQRSGRAAYQFSKHWIGLNGLKELSNN; via the coding sequence ATGGCTACCATTGATTTACCAGATAATTTAGTTCAAACATTATCACTTGTATTAAATCAGTTACAGCAGGTCTTACCTGAACCTAAACAAGAGACAGATTTTAATGCACCAGCTTTTAGATGGGAAAATCAGCAACTTAAAGCTATCTATACACCCAAAAATATTTATCTGGATGACTTAAAAGGCATTGAACGTCAAAAAGAGAAAATCATTCAAAATACTTTGCAGTTTTTAAATGGTCTACCCGCAAATGATGTGCTTTTAACTGGCTCACGTGGTACAGGAAAGTCATCTATTGTTCGTGCTTTATTGACTGAATATGCTCCGCAAGGATTACGTTTAATTGAAATTGAGCGTGATGACTTAGCAGATTTACCTAAAGTTCAGAAACTCATTCAAAACCGACCTGAAAAATACATCGTGTATTGTGATGACTTAGCGTTTAATGCTGAAGATGAAAATTACCGTAGTTTAAAAAGTGTATTAGATGGTTCCTTACAGTCTGGTTCAAGTAATTTTATTATTTATGCAACCAGTAACCGTCGTCATTTATTACCAGAATTCATGCATGAGAATACACCTGTAACTAGAGTTGATGTTCCACAATACACTGAATTACACCCACAAGAAGCGATTGAAGAAAAGATCTCTTTGTCAGATCGTTTTGGTTTATGGCTATCTTTTTATCCAATGGACCAGAGTCTATATTTAGAAATCGTAGAGCATTACATTCATAAAGCAGACATGGTTTTTAATGATGAAGTTCGTGCTGAAAGTTTACGTTGGTGTCAAATGCGTGGTCAGCGTTCAGGTCGTGCTGCATATCAGTTTTCTAAGCACTGGATTGGTTTAAATGGCTTAAAAGAGTTGTCTAACAATTAA
- a CDS encoding DUF3336 domain-containing protein — MFEKIRSDMNPHQAYRIKKLQRQLDMAESYEEWKSFALKLDEETGVQEWKFDNSSPYFDAELISYRYTLLKRYRQQHRTLDLIYLLKEGLTYDIANIGHPMLFAATHVGTKKLIEDYIEEVSQSLAYIASSECITFQRKEKIEFFENCEKAYGQPALMFSGGATLGLFHTGVCKALIEQDLMPKVLSGSSAGAIMTGMLGTSASEDVQNLLNGEQFFSDAFHFRKLRELIKGNGGIADVHYLKKFLVENLGDLTFEEAFKKSGLNINVAVAPYDATENPRIMNAIMTPNVLVWSAVLASCAVPVLFPPVRLTSKRYDGEHTPYMANTKWVDGSVRNDFPQERMARLYNLNYTIASQVNPHVVPFMQNDADRFRKDVLSWPERILRRQGKVLSMGLMDFTRQRLGSISPIRRLLDHGYGVMGQRYYGDVNIIAKYGLSHYTYTLQNPRPHLFKRLQREGERATWPKISSIETHARIGKTIQHCLEVLRFEEKQQQPESYYAEA, encoded by the coding sequence ATGTTTGAAAAAATACGAAGTGATATGAATCCGCATCAGGCCTACCGTATCAAAAAATTACAACGTCAATTAGACATGGCTGAATCTTATGAAGAGTGGAAGTCTTTTGCATTAAAACTAGATGAAGAAACAGGGGTACAAGAGTGGAAGTTTGATAATAGTTCGCCTTACTTTGATGCAGAGCTTATTTCTTATAGATACACTTTACTGAAAAGATATCGTCAGCAACATCGAACGCTAGATCTTATTTATTTACTCAAAGAAGGCCTAACCTACGATATTGCAAACATTGGCCACCCTATGCTGTTTGCTGCAACGCATGTGGGAACAAAAAAGTTAATTGAAGATTATATTGAAGAAGTTAGCCAAAGCTTGGCCTATATTGCTTCAAGTGAATGTATTACTTTCCAACGCAAAGAAAAAATTGAGTTTTTTGAAAATTGTGAAAAAGCATATGGCCAACCAGCCCTTATGTTCTCGGGTGGGGCGACTTTAGGTCTTTTTCACACAGGTGTGTGTAAAGCATTAATTGAACAAGATTTAATGCCTAAAGTATTATCTGGCTCAAGTGCTGGAGCAATTATGACGGGCATGCTCGGAACTTCTGCCAGTGAAGATGTTCAAAATTTATTAAATGGAGAACAATTCTTTAGTGATGCTTTTCATTTTAGAAAACTTCGGGAACTCATTAAAGGAAATGGTGGAATTGCCGATGTGCACTACTTGAAAAAATTCCTTGTTGAAAATCTGGGTGATCTTACTTTTGAAGAAGCTTTTAAAAAATCAGGTTTAAACATTAATGTTGCAGTTGCACCTTACGATGCAACAGAAAACCCGCGCATCATGAATGCCATTATGACGCCTAATGTTTTAGTGTGGAGTGCTGTGTTGGCTTCATGTGCAGTACCTGTGCTATTTCCACCCGTACGTTTAACCAGTAAACGTTATGACGGTGAACACACGCCTTATATGGCAAATACAAAATGGGTAGATGGCAGTGTAAGAAATGATTTTCCGCAAGAAAGAATGGCACGACTTTATAATTTAAATTACACCATCGCCAGTCAGGTAAACCCACATGTTGTTCCATTTATGCAGAATGATGCAGACCGCTTTCGTAAAGACGTTTTAAGTTGGCCTGAACGGATTTTAAGACGTCAAGGTAAAGTGCTATCCATGGGGCTTATGGACTTTACACGTCAAAGACTTGGTTCTATTTCTCCAATTAGACGGTTACTCGATCATGGCTATGGTGTAATGGGGCAGCGTTATTATGGTGATGTGAATATCATTGCTAAATATGGCTTGAGTCACTATACCTATACTTTACAAAACCCACGTCCACATTTGTTCAAACGTTTGCAACGAGAAGGGGAGCGTGCGACTTGGCCAAAAATTTCTTCGATTGAGACCCATGCTCGTATTGGCAAGACGATTCAGCATTGTTTAGAAGTTTTACGTTTTGAAGAAAAGCAACAACAGCCTGAGTCTTACTATGCTGAAGCATGA
- a CDS encoding serine/threonine-protein kinase, giving the protein MLKHDFASHVESLKNVINPTSAALGRYLWTCSIDNKDYWLKYHLPKTDVQSEQDFIREQLFYEEITHKKPAWLLPYKIIEVSAIPQLTHSLGTVLVLPDTDLWFGSLPHEADVYHTIWFALDKLAELHRFGWIHGDIKKEHFRKFQQNPYLIDFEKARLISRSDSRMDATPRYMAPELFRGASKDIQSDLYAFGIVLYEWLTQTRLEAGSYYEWAVLHCQNLTIQLPTQFMNFYPLLLGLLQKKQQNRFLNAAEAINCLKIV; this is encoded by the coding sequence ATGCTGAAGCATGATTTTGCTTCGCATGTAGAAAGTTTAAAAAATGTGATAAATCCTACAAGTGCCGCTTTAGGGCGGTATCTATGGACATGCAGCATAGATAACAAAGACTATTGGTTAAAATATCATTTACCGAAAACAGATGTTCAAAGTGAGCAAGATTTCATTCGAGAACAATTGTTTTACGAAGAAATTACTCATAAGAAACCTGCGTGGCTTTTGCCCTATAAAATAATTGAAGTTAGTGCCATTCCTCAGTTAACCCATTCTTTAGGTACAGTTTTAGTTTTACCTGATACTGATTTGTGGTTTGGCTCATTGCCTCATGAAGCTGATGTATATCATACGATTTGGTTCGCGTTAGATAAGCTCGCAGAACTCCATAGATTTGGTTGGATTCATGGAGATATTAAGAAAGAGCATTTTCGAAAGTTTCAGCAAAACCCTTATTTGATTGATTTTGAGAAAGCCCGACTTATATCGCGCTCAGATTCAAGAATGGATGCTACACCACGATATATGGCTCCAGAGCTGTTTAGAGGTGCTTCTAAGGATATACAAAGCGATTTATATGCATTTGGTATCGTTTTATATGAATGGTTAACCCAAACTCGCTTAGAAGCAGGGAGTTACTATGAGTGGGCAGTATTGCATTGCCAAAATTTAACCATTCAATTACCCACACAATTTATGAATTTTTATCCATTACTTTTAGGTTTATTGCAAAAAAAGCAGCAAAATCGATTCTTAAATGCTGCTGAAGCAATCAATTGCTTAAAAATAGTTTGA